GCCAGGTCAGCAGCCCGGCGACGTAGCGGTTGCGCGAACGGGCAACCAGGGGAAAGGAGATCGTGGTCATCGTGTCGTCACTCCCACCGCACGCGCGGGTCGAGCCAGGAGTACAGCAGGTCGGTGAGCAGTTGCACGGCCACGTACCCGGCGACCACCAGCAGCAGCAGGTCCTGCACCACCGGGTAGTCACGGCGCTGCACGCCCTGCTCGATCAGCTGGCCGAGGCCCGGCCAGGCGAAGATCCGCTCCACCACCACCGCGCCCGCGACCAGCTGGCCGATCTGTAGGCCCAGCACGGTGACCGCGGCGGGCAGCGCGTTCGGCAGCGCGTGCCGCCACAGGACGCGGCGGCGCGGCACCCCCAGCGCCGTCGCGGTGCGCACGTAGTCCTCGCCGAGCGCCCGCTCCAGCCCGTCCTGCAGGTACCGGGCCAGGATCGCCGCGCTCGGCAGCGCCAGGCACAGCGCGGGCAGCGCCAGGTACTGCACCGCCAGGTCCGGCGCGTCGAACAGCGAGGCGTACCCGCCGGCCGGCAGCAGGCCAAGGCCCACCGCGAACACCAACACCAGCACCACGCCGGTGACGAACGGCGGCACCGCCAGCGCCCCCGTGGTCAGCGCCCGCAGCGCCCCCGCCGGCGCCCGCCGCCGCGCCGACACCGCGTACAGCGCCGTCGGTACGGCCAGCACCACCACCAGCAGCAGCGCCGCCAGGGTGAGCTGGACGGTCGAGGCCAGGCCGTCCCCGATCAGCTCGGAGACCTGCCCGCCGATCGCGTAGCTCGGCCCCAGGTCGCCGGTCAGCACCTGCCCCAGCCAGTGCAGGTACTGCGAGAGCAGCGGCGCGTCCAGCCCCAGCCGCTCCCGGATCGCCGCGATCACGGCCGGCGAGGCGTCCGGCCCCGCCAGCGTGGTCGCCGGGTCGCCCGGGATCAGCCGCAGCATCAGGAAGACCGTGAACGAGGCGGCCACCAGCACCGCCACCCCGCTCGGCAGCCGTTTGAACAGGAAGGTCCGCACCGCTCAGCCCGCCAGGTACGCGTCGTCGAGGTTCAGGTACGAGTACTTGTTCAGCGTCACCCCGCGCACCTGCGCGGCCGCGACCTCCACCAGCCCGGCGATCGCCAGGTCGATGATGAACTGCTCCTCCAGCAGGATGTCCGTCACCTGCTGGTAGAGCGCCTTCGCCTCCGGGCTGTCCGCGTCCGAGCGGTTCCACGCCTTCTGCACCGCCTCGGTGTACGCCGGGGAGGAGAACTTCGAGGTGTTCTTCGCCTCGTTGAACGGGTACGCGCTGACCGCCAGCGTCGCCGGGTGCGCCTGCGAGAAGCTGTGGCTGAGCGTCCACAGCGCCGGCATCGACTGCGAGATCAGCTGCTTCTGCATGGTCGGCGAGTCCACCGGCTGCAACTGCACGTCGATGCCGACCTGCTTGAGGTCGTACTGCAGGATCTGCGCCACCGCCGTCGACCCGGCGTCCGACTGGTGCGCCAGCGGCAGCGACAGCGAGGTCACCCCGGCCTCGGCCAGCAGCGCCTTCGCCTTCTCCGGGTCGTGGTGGTACCGGTTCGCGTCCTGCTCCCGGTAGGCCGGCGAGGACTTCGGCCACGGCACCGAGGAGACCGTCGCGTACCCGCCCAGCGCCTGCTGCACCAGCCGGTCCCGGTCGATCGCCCAGGCGATGGCCTGCCGCACCCGCCTGTCCTGCACCTCCGGGAAGGACAGGTTCGCGCCGATGTAGAACGCGCCCGCCCCGGTGTCGTACTGGGTGATCCGGAAGCGCTTGTCGTCCTTCAGCGTCGCCACGTCCTTGCCGCGGACCGCGTACGACAGGTGGGTCTGGCCGGTCTTCACCGAGGACAGCAGCGTCTCCGCCTGCGGGATCACCTTGATCTCCACCCCGTCCAGGTACGGCCGGCCCGGGTTCCAGTACTTCTCGTTGCGGGCGAAGCTCAGCGAGGACCCCGGCTTGCGGTCGGTGAAGGTGAACGGGCCGGTGCCGATCAGCCTGGTGCCCGCGACGGCGTCCTCGACGGACTCCGAATCCGGGATGATCATGAACTCGAAGAGGTCGAACAGGTTGGACACCTGGTGCGCCAGCACCAGCGTCAGCTCGAAGTCCCCGTTCTTCCGGAAGTCCGCCACGGTCAGCGCCGTCGAACGCAACTGCGCCGAACGCACCGGGTTCTGCAGGTTCTTGATCGCGAACACCACGTCGTCCGCGGTGAACCGGCGCCCGCTGTGGAACGCCACGTCCTCGCGCAGCTTCAGCGTCACGCTCAGACCGTCCGCCGCCACCTCCCAGCTCTTCGCCAACTCCGGCTGCGGGCGCAGCTGTTCGTCGTAACGGGTGAGCGTGTTGAACACCAGCCGCTGCAACAGCGAGTTGGCGCTCTGCGCGAACAGCAGCGCCGGCGTGAAGTCGACCCCGACACCCACCGTCAGCACCCCGCCCCGGCGCGGCGAGGCCGCGTCCGACGCCGCCGCCGCGTCCGTCCCGGACGAGGCGTCCGCCGCCGAGCGGCACGCCGACAGCGCCAGCAGACCGGTGCCCGCCAGGGCGCTGCGCAGCAGCGCCCGGCGCGAGATCGCGGAGAGGGGGAGCGGGCCACCGGAGCCGGCGGAGAACACGGTCATGGTCAACAGTCCTTCGGGAGAAGCGGGTTCGGGATGGGACGAGGTGGAGCAGGGAGCAGGGAGCAGGGAGCAGGGGGTGCGGGGGAAAGGGGGGTGTCGGGTGGGCGGGTCCGGCGGGTCCGGCGGCTCAGAGGCCCGGCAGCGGACGGGCGTACAGCTCGCCCAGCACCGGCGCGCAGGCCGCCACCGCCAGCGCGTCCGCACCGAAGCGCTGCGCGACCAGGAGGTCGGCGTCCCGGTGCAGGTGCGAGCGGAGCGCGAACTCCGCGCGCACCTCGTCCAGGTAGACCGGGTCGGCCAGCGCGAAGGTCTCGGTCAGCACCAGCAGGTCCGGGTTGACCACGTCGGCCAGCAGGGCCAGCGCCCCGCCCACCACCCTGGCCCGCTCCCGCACCAGCGCGTCGGCCCGCCCGTCACCGGCCCGGACCGCCGCCAGCAGCAGCCCCCGGTCCGGCCGGGCGATCACGCCCTGCGCGACCGCCGCCTCGAACAGCGTGTCGTCCGAGGCGGCCACCGACAGGCAGCCGCGGCGACCGCAGTGACATCGCGCCGTGCTGCCCGGCACCGGCAGGTGCCCGCCGTCACCGGTCACCGACGGCGGACCCTGGTGCACCGTCCCGGCCACCGAGATGGACGCGTCCACCACGTGGCCCACGAACAGCTGCACCATCGAGCGCCGGGCCGCCGGATCGCCGAACAGCACCTCCGCCGCCGCCAGTGCCCGGGCGTGGTTGTCCACCCGCACCGGCAGCCCGGTGGCCCGCTCCAGCAGCGCCCGCAACGGCACGTCCCGCCAGCCCAGGGGCTCGTGCCGGACCGTCACCCCGCGCTCGCTGTCCACCGCCCCGCCGGTCACCGCGCCCAGCCCCAGCACCCGGCGGCCGGACTCCACCGGCGCGGCCGCCGCCAGCAGCCGCGGCAGCCGGGCCAGCAGCGCCTTCAGCACCGCCGGTCCGCGCCGCCCGCCGTTCGGCAGCTCCTGCCGGAACAGCACCCGGCCGCGCAGGTCCAGCAGCGCGAACGTGCTGTACGGCAGGCCGATGTGCAGCCCGGCCACCGCCAGCCGCTCCCCGTCCACCTCCAGCGGCAGCTGCGGACGCCCCCGCGAACCCGGTGCCGTGACCGCCAACTCCGGTCGCTCCGCCAGCAGTTCCAGCCGCAGCAGATCCACCACCTGACGTGACACCGCCGCCGGGCTCAGCCCCGTCAACCGGGCCACCCCGCTGCGCGCCACCGGCCCGTGGTCCAGCACCGCCCGCAGCACGGTGGCGGCGTTCGCCTCCCGCCGGTCGTCCCCGGGCCGGAAGGCCGGACGCTCCCCGGCGGTACTGCGGACGGTGCCGTTCACGCGGCGGACTCCTCTGCAACTGCTCTGCTGGAACGGGTCGTTGATCGATAAACGGGGGGCCTGGCCGGACTGGTCGGTCTGGCCGGTCCGGTCGGCCTGGTCGGTCCGGTCAGGAGACCGGGCCGGCCAGCGCCTCCGCCTCCAGCTCGACCGCCGGGACCAGGCCCGCCACCCGCGGCGGGTCGGCCGGCTCCAGCAGGCGGCTCGGCCGACCGTCCACGCCGACCGGCAGGTCCCGTCCAGGGTGATCCGGCGCACCAGGCGCGGCTCGTCGCCGTAGTCGTTCACCGCGTAGTGCTGGGTGGCCCGGTTGTCCCAGATCGCCACGTCGCCGACCTGCCAGTCCCAGCGCACGCTGTTCTCCAGCCGCTCCACGTACCGCTGGAACAGCTCGATCAGCGCCCGGCTGTCCTTGCCCGACACCCCGACGATCTTCTGCGCGAACGACCCCAGCAGCAGGTGCTTCTCACCCGTCACCGGGTGCACCCGCACCAGCGGGTGCTCGGTCTTGAACGCGGTGGACACGAACACCTGCCGGAACAGCTTCGCCACCTCGGCGTTGTCCGCCAACTCCGGTGCCAGCGCCAGGTTCGCGGCGTAGTCGTAGTCGTTGGTGTGCACCGCCCGCAGGCTCTCCGCGAGCGCCTTGAGCGGCGCCGGCAGGTCCTGGTAGGCGGCCGCGGTGTTCGCCCACACCGTGCTGCCGCCCGCCGGCGGCAGCTCCAGCGCCCGCAGGATCGACGCCTTCGGGTACGAGGGCACGAAGGTCACGTCGGTGTGCCAGTTGTTCGCCCGTACGCCCTTGGTGGCGTCCAGCTCGAAGATGTACCGGCCGTCCGCGCTGGGCACCGTCGGGTGGAACACCGGCTGCCCCAACAGCCGTGCGAACGCCTCGTGTTCGGCGTCGTCCAGGTGCTGCTGCCCGCGGAAGAACAGCACCTTGTGCGCGTACAGCGCGGCCTCCAGCGCCGCCACCGTCGCGGCCGGCAGGTCGGCGCCCAGCTTGACGTCGTGGACCACCGCGCCGATCCGCCCCGCGGCCGGGGTCAGCCGCAGCTCGGTGGGCGTGGGCGTGGACGTGGGAGCGGACGTGGGAGCGGGGGCGGACGTGGAAACGGACATGGCGGAACTCCTTCGGTGGGACGGAGGGACGGAGACACGGCGGCGACGGCGACGACGACGGCGGTGACGACGGCCGTGACGACGGTGGCGGGTACGGGTGCCCGCCGCATCAGCCGGACGCGGACGTGGATGTGGACGTGGACGCGGACGTGGGCCCGGCACGGCATCCGGGCAGCCCGAGGGCGCGCCGCCGTACCGGAGAGAAGGGGGGAGAACGGTGAGAGGGGCGTCGTGACTACGCGCGGCAGCGCGGACAACAGCCACCGCGGCACACGGACACCGGGACCGGGCACGACGGACGACAGACGACAACGGCGGTACGCATCGGCCCTCCTTCCGGCTCGCTGCGAGTGGGCTCGGCGCTCATCGTGCTGGGCCGCGACGCCCGCTGTCAATCGCCATCCGCCCAGTTGGGGGCGGGTGTTGCGGAGTATTTCGACATGTTGCGGCGTGGTGACGGCCCCGCGACGAACCCCCGTCCGCCCTTGTCGCCGCGCCCTCGCCCGAGCAAAACTTCCCGAGCGGAAACAACCCGGGGCCGCGGCTCCGGGCCCACCGCGACGGGTCCGGAGCCGCGGCCCCGGGCCACGACTCAGGGACGGCCCGCCGGTGCGACTCGCTCCGGCGGACCGGATCGGCTCAGCCGAGCGTCCAGGTCTGCAGTGCGGTGCCGTTGCCGGTCTGCTGGGTGACGGGCGAGCCGTCCGCCGTGGAGGCGGTGGTGAGCAGCAGTCTGCTCTTGGCCGAGGCGATGGTGTAGCCGCCGGTCACCGGGGTGACGGTCCAGTGCTGGTTGGTGTTGCCGGTGCAGGTCCACTGGATGACGGCCGCGCCCGCGGAGGTGGAGCCGCCGTTGACGTCCATGCAGAGCTGCGAGGTCTGGTTGACCACCGTGTAGGTGCCGTCGCCCTGCCGGGTGAGCCGCCACCGCTGGTTGTTGCCGCCGTGCGCGGTCCAGGTGATCAGCTGGGTGCCCGCGGTGGTGGAACTGCCGGGGACGTCGAGGGACTTGCCGCCGGCGCCGAGGGTGTGGACGCCGTCCGGGGTGCCGGGGGCGGCGGGCCACGGGATGTCGGGCGCGGCGTAGTAGCCGATCCCGGCCGCGGTCCAGCGCGGGCCCTGGGCGGCGAGGCGGGGAGGAACCCGTTCCAGTCGTGGGTGGACTGCGGCGACCAGCCGATCTCGGCGACGGCGGGCAGCCGCGGGAAGGCCATGAAGTCGGTGTACACCGAGGCCGCCGGGAACTGGCCGGTCGAGGTGGGCAAGCTGGTGCTGCCGCGGTAGGCCCGGTCCGCCCACAGGGCCGCCTCGACGCCGAGGACGCTGCCGGCCGGGACCACCGGGGAGGTGCCGTCGGGCTTGGCGGTCGCGGTGGTCGGGTCCCAGCCGTAGGCCCGTTGCGCGGAGACGTAGCCGTCCCAGCTCAGGCCGTACGGCACGGTCGAGTCGTACTTCATGTCGAGGTAGGCGCGGTCACTGGGCGACATGACGAACTTCGCGCCCTGCGCGACGGCGCCGCGCACCTCGGTGATGCTCCTGGACTCGCCGGAGGTGCCGACCGTGGCCCGGTCCGCGGCGTCGCCCCAGAACTGCATGACGCTGCCCGGGGGGAGGGCGGACTGCCCGAGCTGGTGCCAGGCCATCACGGTCTTGCCCCGCGCGGTGACGGCCTGGGTGGCGGCGCTCGCGTACGCGTCGTACTCGGCCGAGGTGGCCTGCGGGGTCTCGTCACCGCCGACGTGGATGTAGGGGCCGGGGGTGAGCTGCGCGACGGCGCCGATCACGGTGGAGAGGAACGCGCCGACACCGGCCACGTGCCGCGCGTCCCTGAGGCAGTACAGGCTGATGCCGACGTCGAAGCCGGAGTACGGTGCGACCGCCCGGTCGTCGCAGTTCAGGTCGGCGACCGAGGCGAGTGCGGCCGAGGTGTGCCCGGGGCCGTCGATCTCGGGGACCACGGTCATGAAGCGGGACGCCGCGTACGCCACGATGTCCTGGTACTGCGCGGTGGTGTAGTACCAGGAGGTGCCGCCGGTGAACCCGCTCTGGGTGGCGGCGCCGACCATGGTCAGACCGGGGAGCGCGCCGATCGCGATCCGCCAGCCCTGGTCGTCGGTCAGATGCAGGTGCAGGGTGTTGAGCTTGTAGGCGGCGGCCTCGTCGATGTACCGCTTGACCTCGTCCACCGCGTAGAACCGGCGCGCGACGTCGAGCATCGCGCCGCGGTAGGAGTAGCGGGGCACGTCGGAGACCTGGACCGGCGCGACGGTCCACGGGCCCGCCTGCACGCTGCCGGACTCCACGGCCGCGGGCAGCAGTTGGCGCAGCGTCTGGACGCCGCGGAAGAGCCCTTCGGCCGTGTGCGCGGTGACGGTCGCGCCGCCAGCACCGGAGGAGAGGGTGTAGCCCTCCTGCCCCAGGGCGGCCGGACCGGTCGGGTCCAGCACGAGGGCCTGGCCCGGGCCCCGCGTGACGCCGGCGACCGGCAGGGCGTACCCGGTGGCGGGGGCGAGCAGGGCGGCCAGGTAGCCGCCCACGCCCACCGAGGCGGGATCGGTGGAGAGCACCGCGATCGGGGTGTGCGCGGTGATCGTGAAGCCGCTGCCGGCCACGGCCGACTCGGACGCCGGCTGCGGCACGATCGGCGGCAGCGCGACCGCGACCGCGGCGGCGGTCTGCGGTGCGACGGCGGTGCCGACGGTGACGGACACCGCGCCGGGCAGCAGCGCGAGGGCGAGGGACACGGCACCGAGGCGGAGGGGACGCCGACGCGGTGGACGGGAGGAAACGCTCACGGAGGATCTCCAAGGCGGGGGAGCGGGGAACCGGGGACGCGGGGGAACCGGGGGACCGGATATCGGCCGGTTGCGCAGGAGCAGTGCCTCTGATCGTTCCTGATCGAAAGTCGGTCATATCAATCAGGTCTGCGCAACGATGGCGGGCGTCCTGATTCCGTGTCAAGGGTGACCGCGACGGTGGACACCCCGGGGCGGGCCCGGCCCGGACGGACGACTCCGAGCTCGCCGGTCGTACCCGGCGAGGGGTCGCAGGGGCGGCCGACCGGCCCTGCGGTTGCGTCAGCCCGCTGCGGTGAGCGCAGCCTTGATCGTCCGGTTCACGCACGGACTCGATCGGCTGCCGGAGCGGCTCGAACAGGTGGGATCAGACCCGGCATCGCCCGCTCCCGGTGCCGGGCCCACCGGTGGGCGCCACGGCACCGGTCCGGGCGAAGTCCTCGGCAGAGCGTCGACACCCGCGCGGCTGCGCTCCGCAGCCGCGCGGGTGTCGGTCTCAGTTGCTACCGGTACTACTGGCCGAGCAGGTGGGCGAAGTCGTTGCCCAGGCCGCCCAGCACCGGCAGGGCGCCCAGGTCGGTGATCGCGCCGACCGGGATGCTGTAACCCTGGTTCGGGACCGGCCCGGCGGCCTCCTCGGCGGCTGCGCCGGTGGGGGCGGCGGCCGAGAGGAGCGCGGCGGCGAGGGCGAGGGCGGGGAGTGCGGTGCGCATGCGGCGTTCCTCGGGCGTGCGGTGACGGGGCAAGGGCTGACGGCCCTTCAACGCGCGACCGGCCGGGACGGTGACGCGAAGCCGCCCGTTCGGAGCAGGGGACGGAGCCGTGGCGGGTGGCGGTACGCCGTCTCGCCCCCTCCCCCTCCCGTCCCGCCGTCAGGGGCGCAGGACCGCCGGGTCCGCGAGCGCCGAGAGAATCCGGGCGAAGGCGTCCTCGCTCTCCGTGGGCCGGAACGTCGCGGGGCGGTGGTCGCACAGGAAACCGTGCGGGACGCCGGGGTAGCAGACCAGGTCGGTGCGGACGCCCGCAGTGGTCAGGCGGGCGGAGATCCGGGCCCACTGCTCGGGCGGGACGACGTGGTCCTCCGCGCCGACCAGGCCGAGCACCGCGGTGCCGTGGGCGGCGAGCGCGGCGGCGCCCTGCTCGGTGAGCGGGGGGCGGTCGTCGGCGAGCGGGGTGGGGCCCTCCAGGGTCCAGCCGGGGTAGCAGGCCGCGACCAGGTCCAGCGGCAGACGCGTCCCGGCCAGCAGGCCCAGGTGGCCGCCGACCGAGAAGCCGACGAACGCCCGGCCCGGGCCCCCGCCGAGGGACGCGCCGACGGCCAGCGCCACCGCCGTGTCGACGGTCACCTGCTCGGCCGTCAGCGTGCCCAGCAACTCGAAGCCGGCGACCCGCCCGGTGTCGTCGTACGGCAGCTCGGCCCGCTCCGCCACCCGCCCGTAGAAGTCCGGCGCGACGGCGGCGTACCCGGCGGCGGCCAGCCGCCCGCACACCTCGCGCACCCACGCCGTCACCCCGAACAGCTCCTGCCCGACCACCACGGTGGCCGCCGGCGGCACCCCCTCGGGCGCGGCCAGGAACACCTCCGGCCCGCCCCCGTCCGGCCGCACCCAACGCCCCGTCACATCTCCCGCGTCCATCCCGCGTCACTTCCCCGTCGCCCTCCGGGGACCCGACCGGGCCCCGCAGGCCCCACGCTACCCGCCACCGCCCGGCCGGAGACCACCCGTCCCGGCCCGCCGCGCCAACTCCCGGACCAGGCCCAGCGGCTGACGACCAGCCTGCGAGCGGGCGACCACACCACCCCCGCGAGCCGGCGGGCCACCGGAAAAGGGGACGAGTACCAGCCGGTCAGACGCCGGCGGGCGGGTGGACGGAGAGCCCTGGCCGGGCCAGCGGACGGGCGCGTTCGTACAGCTCGCGGGCGTGGGCGTTGCGGCGGTGCGGGCCGATCGCGGCGAGCATCGCCCGGTAGCGGTCGTCGGCCCGACCTGACTGGACGTGCGGGTAGTCGTCCAGCGCGCGGTGCCACTCCGTCACCGCCTCCTCCAGTCGGCCTTCCCGGAGCTTCCACTCGGCGAGCATCGCGCGGTGCCGCACCCTGGTCCGGCGGTAAACGGTGGGCCGGAGCTTCTCGGAGAGCTCCATCGCGCGGATCGCGGTGTCGCGGTTGCCGAGCTCGTAGTTGACCTGGGCGACGTGGTAGGCGAGCGAGGACGGGTCGTAGGAGCCGTGGGCCTTGGCCTTCGACTCGGCCTTCTCCATCGCGGTCTCCGCCTCGTGCAGCATCGCCATCGCGCCGCTCGCGTCTCCGGTCCGGGCGCATGCGTGGGCCTGCTGCCCGGCCAGGAACGCGCGCATCCTGGGGCCGGCTTCGGGTGCGGCAGCCGACGCGGCGTCGGCGTACCGCAACGCGGCTGCGCCGTGGCCGAGTTCGACCGCCTGCACGCTCATGCCCCGCAGGGTGGTGCAGTAGGTCAGGTGGTCGCCGGCGGCGCCGGCGAGTTCGAGGGCCTTGGTGTAGTAGCTCTGGCCGAGCAGGTCCAGGCGCTCGTCGACGGCCATGTAGCCGGTCAGGTACAGGTGGTCGGCCGCCGCGGAGAGCATCGCCCGGCGGACCTCGTCGGAGGCGTCGGCCTTCAGGTGCGGGGCGATGTTGTTGACCATGAACGCGGCGGCCATCGGCCGGGCGGTCCGGCCCCCGAACCGGTCGTCGAGTTCGCTGATCCGCTCGGTCATCTGGATCACCGCGTCGACCTCGGCCATGCCGATCCGGGTGTGCGGGTCGGTCCTGATCCGCTCGAACCGCCCGAGGACGTCCTTCCAGCCGGGGATGGTCAGGGCGACCGAGTACAAGCCCGCGCTGAGCACGCCCCTTCGCGATGGGTCCATGTCCATGCTCCCCAAGTCGATCAGTCCCGCCACGGTATCCGGTGCTTCGGGCCGGACGTCCGGCTGATCGGCGAATCCGGCCTCGAACGCGGTGATCGGTCGGCCGAGCCGGCGGGTGAGGGCTTCCAGAACCACGGCCTGGTACTTGGCCATCGGCCGGGTGCCCGACAGCCAGTGCGACACCGCAGACTCGTCGTACCGCAGCTTGATCCCGGCTTCGGTACCGGCCCGGTTGACCGCGCGGGCGAACTCGCCGTTGCTCGACCAGCGGCACTGCGCGATCAGCGCGGCGAGCTTGCCGTTCGGCGTCCGCATCCGTGCTGTCATGCCAGCCCCCGGCGAGGTTTCAAGGGTTTCAAGCGTCCGGGGTGTCTCTACCGTGTTCACGACCGGCGCACACCTGTTGACTCTGTGTCAGGCCGATTGGGTGGGCGGGAGCGGCGCCCGATCCAGCCTTCCTGTTCGGTGGCATCCACCACTGCGTTCGGTCCATCCCGGTGGCGGGTGCCGTCCACCAAATATTGCCGAAGGGCTGTGTCATGGCCGCCAGTTCGTCATTCCACCTCGTGAGAGACCCCGCCCGGACCCGGCCCCTGTTCGCCCGCTTCCGGTCGCCGCAGCGGCCCCGTGCCCCCGCCCTGACGTCTGGTCCACCACACCAGCCGAGGCGGGGACCAGGCGGCGGGGACCCCCTCCGCCCCCCGTGGGTGCTTCCGTAGGGCACACCCCTGCCGAATCACCCCACCTTCCCGAGCGCCAGCCGTCCGACCCGATCGAGGAGGCCACTGAAATGCACGAGCTCATCGCCAGTCGGTTCCTGGAGGACCACCTGGTCGTCCATCCCGGCAGCACCTCGGGCATCAAGGTTCCGATGCGGCACTACGCCGACCTGGAGCGGGCGACCGCCCAAGGCGAGGCGGCCCCGGCCTGGTTGACCAAGGCCGCCCGGCAGCGCTGGGCGATGGACCTCTCTCCCGTCCGCCCGCTTCGGGAGTACCTGCTGGTCCGCGCCCCGGCCGACCCGCAGTACAGCCGTGCGTCGTGGGAGATCAACCTCGGCTGCAACTACGACTGCGAGCACTGCTACCTCGGCGAGAAGACCTTCGAGGGCCTGAGCATGGAGGGCAAGGCCAAGCTCCTGCACCTGATGCGCGACGCCGGGGTGCTGTGGCTGCAGATCACCGGGGGCGAGCCGACCGTCGACCGCGACTTCACCGACGCCTACGCCCTCGCCCACGGGCTCGGCATGATGCTCACCGTCTCCACCAACGGCTCGCGCCTGTGGCAGCCGAAGATCCTGGACGTCCTCACCAGGCTGCCCGCCTACCGGGTCGTCGTCTCCGTCTACGGCGCCAGCGCCGCCAGCTACGACGGCCTGACCCGCCGCAAGGGCTCCTTCGCCACCTTCAAGAAGGGCATGGCCGCCGCTCTTGAGGCCGGTCTTCCGATGCGGCTCAACCTCGTCGTCACCGAGCACGCCGCCGACGAGGAGGCCGCGATGGTCGCCATGGCCGAGAACTGGGGGCTGGAGCACAACAGTTACGTCAACATGGCCCCGACGATCTACGGCGGCGCCGAGCCGCTGCCCGCGCAGTCCGCCAAGCACCTGCGGCAGCGGAAGGTGTTCACCGGCTGCAACGCCGGCCACACCTTCTTCCACTCCGACCCACACGGCAAGGCGTCGATCTGCAAGGTCGGCCGCGACCCCGGCGTGGACCTCATGACCGAGGGCCTCGACGGCCTCCGGCGCCTGGGCGTGATCGCCGACTCCCTCATGCTTCGCACCGGTGGATGCTTCGGCTGCCAGCTGTCCGGCTCCTGCGGGGTCTGCCGGCCGATGGCCAAGCTCTACCAGGAGGCGAAGGCGCCACTCGCAAGCTACTGCCGGCACGGACGACCCAGGGAGGAGGTGTCCACATGAACCCCCAGGCCATGATCCAGCTCGGAGCCACCCGCGCCAGCGCGGTCGACATCGAGCTCGTCGACGACCTCGACGAACTCGCCGAGTCCACCAAGTGCTCCTGCAACGCGGGCGACGACAACCCGTTCTAGGACACCGAACGGTCGAAAACCCGCGGGCCCCGGTCGCTTCCGTGCCGGGGCCCGCGGCGTGCGGAGCCGGTGGGTAGGGTGCTCGCATGCGCCTGACGTGGGACTGGATGAGCCCCGTGGTGACCGTGCCGTACGTGCCCACCCTCGGACCGGTCCACCCCGACGCCCTCACCCCCGAGCTGTTCGCCGACGTCATCGGTCTCGCCGGAACGGGCCGCTTCCTCGCCCACGACAAGGACCGCCGCTGGTCGGACACCAAGGACGAGACGGCCCTGCCGCTCGACATCGTCCACCGCCCCGGCCTCACCCTCATCCCGACGCTCTCCACCCACGGCACCCGCACCCTCAAGGTCCACCTCTACGGCAACCCGACAGGAGGCCACCAGGAGGCCACCGACCTCGCCGCGAAGCTCGCCGCCACCTACAGCGCCGCCAAGACCCGCGTCCTGTTCTTCCAGGCCCCCGGCCGGGCGGCCCGCACCGCCGCCGGGCCTGCACCCGCGTCCAGCTCCGCGAGTTCACCCCCGACCGGCCCGGCCTCACCCAGTCGGACGCCGCGCGGTCACTGGAGGACCACCCGCAGGTCGTACGGGCGACGTTCGCCGACTTCGCGGACGCGCTGGCCGGTGACGGCTTCGCCTTCCTCCACTCCCGCATGCAGACCGGCACTGTCGGCCCCGTCCTGGTCGCCGTCGCCGGAAGCCGGGTCATCGGGGCGATCGGCCCGATGGAGACCCTGCCCGATCCCGTCGGCCGCACCCGGCTGCTGCCGCAGTACTTCGGCGTGCTGCCCGACCACCGCGGCCACGGCCACGGCCGAGCGCTCTGGCGGGCCGCCATGCACTGGGGCCACACCCACAGTGCCGACTACCAGCTCCTGCAGACCGAGATCGGCGGCCCCTCCGACACGCTCTGCCGCTCCGAAGGACTCACCGACCTCGGCCTGGTCCGCACCGTCACCGCCTGACC
This is a stretch of genomic DNA from Kitasatospora fiedleri. It encodes these proteins:
- a CDS encoding radical SAM protein, with translation MHELIASRFLEDHLVVHPGSTSGIKVPMRHYADLERATAQGEAAPAWLTKAARQRWAMDLSPVRPLREYLLVRAPADPQYSRASWEINLGCNYDCEHCYLGEKTFEGLSMEGKAKLLHLMRDAGVLWLQITGGEPTVDRDFTDAYALAHGLGMMLTVSTNGSRLWQPKILDVLTRLPAYRVVVSVYGASAASYDGLTRRKGSFATFKKGMAAALEAGLPMRLNLVVTEHAADEEAAMVAMAENWGLEHNSYVNMAPTIYGGAEPLPAQSAKHLRQRKVFTGCNAGHTFFHSDPHGKASICKVGRDPGVDLMTEGLDGLRRLGVIADSLMLRTGGCFGCQLSGSCGVCRPMAKLYQEAKAPLASYCRHGRPREEVST
- a CDS encoding GNAT family N-acetyltransferase, with the protein product MQTGTVGPVLVAVAGSRVIGAIGPMETLPDPVGRTRLLPQYFGVLPDHRGHGHGRALWRAAMHWGHTHSADYQLLQTEIGGPSDTLCRSEGLTDLGLVRTVTA
- a CDS encoding dienelactone hydrolase family protein; protein product: MDAGDVTGRWVRPDGGGPEVFLAAPEGVPPAATVVVGQELFGVTAWVREVCGRLAAAGYAAVAPDFYGRVAERAELPYDDTGRVAGFELLGTLTAEQVTVDTAVALAVGASLGGGPGRAFVGFSVGGHLGLLAGTRLPLDLVAACYPGWTLEGPTPLADDRPPLTEQGAAALAAHGTAVLGLVGAEDHVVPPEQWARISARLTTAGVRTDLVCYPGVPHGFLCDHRPATFRPTESEDAFARILSALADPAVLRP
- a CDS encoding tetratricopeptide repeat protein; this encodes MTARMRTPNGKLAALIAQCRWSSNGEFARAVNRAGTEAGIKLRYDESAVSHWLSGTRPMAKYQAVVLEALTRRLGRPITAFEAGFADQPDVRPEAPDTVAGLIDLGSMDMDPSRRGVLSAGLYSVALTIPGWKDVLGRFERIRTDPHTRIGMAEVDAVIQMTERISELDDRFGGRTARPMAAAFMVNNIAPHLKADASDEVRRAMLSAAADHLYLTGYMAVDERLDLLGQSYYTKALELAGAAGDHLTYCTTLRGMSVQAVELGHGAAALRYADAASAAAPEAGPRMRAFLAGQQAHACARTGDASGAMAMLHEAETAMEKAESKAKAHGSYDPSSLAYHVAQVNYELGNRDTAIRAMELSEKLRPTVYRRTRVRHRAMLAEWKLREGRLEEAVTEWHRALDDYPHVQSGRADDRYRAMLAAIGPHRRNAHARELYERARPLARPGLSVHPPAGV